In Sphingomonas sp. R1, a single genomic region encodes these proteins:
- the thrS gene encoding threonine--tRNA ligase has protein sequence MFRITLPDGSVREVAPGTTPADIAAAIGPGLAKAALAARVDGELRDIGRPFEGDAQLALVTAKDEADALELARHDYAHILAEAVQHLFPGTQITFGPSTDDGFYYDFAPKDRPFTEEDLPAIEEEMRRIIARDEPLIREVWSRADLIARWTAQGETFKAEWAKELPEGEELTVYRAGKGEDAWLDMCRGPHLASTGKVAADAFKLTRVSGAYWRGDQKNAMLSRIYGTGWLNKKQLQEHLTRLEEAAKRDHRKLGAEMDLFHLQQEAHGSVFWHPNGYVIYRVLEDYMRRAVNGAGSKEVKTPQVMDARQWEQSGHWGKYRQNMFVIPDETPNIEDEGPMVSDDVQWMALKPMNCPAHVLIFKQGIKSYRDLPMRLVENGCCHRNEPHGALHGLMRVRQFTQDDGHIFCREDQIVDEVKAFCALADRVYKHFGFTYAIKLALRPEKRFGSEADWDKAENELRQAVIDAGLATPEYGWEELPGEGAFYAPKLEWHLTDAIGRTWQVGTIQSDRVLPERLDASYVGEDGERHRPVMLHRAIFGSYERFIGILIEHFAGKLPTWLAPVQAVVATIVSDADDYAREVVAKLQAAGIRVESDLRNEKINYKVREHSLAKVPNLLVVGKREAEENTVALRVLGSQGQTMLTLDEAIERLKAEALAPDLR, from the coding sequence ATGTTCCGCATTACGCTGCCCGACGGTTCCGTCCGCGAGGTAGCCCCGGGGACTACCCCGGCGGACATCGCCGCGGCGATCGGCCCCGGCCTCGCCAAGGCGGCGCTTGCCGCGCGCGTCGATGGCGAGCTGCGCGACATCGGCCGTCCGTTCGAGGGCGACGCACAGCTCGCGCTCGTCACCGCCAAGGACGAGGCCGACGCGCTCGAACTCGCGCGCCACGATTATGCGCATATCCTCGCCGAAGCGGTGCAGCATTTGTTCCCGGGCACGCAGATCACCTTCGGCCCGTCGACCGACGACGGCTTCTATTACGACTTCGCCCCCAAGGACCGCCCCTTCACCGAAGAGGACCTGCCGGCGATCGAGGAGGAGATGCGTCGCATCATCGCCCGCGACGAGCCGCTGATCCGCGAAGTCTGGTCGCGCGCCGACCTGATCGCGCGCTGGACGGCGCAGGGCGAGACCTTCAAGGCCGAATGGGCCAAGGAACTCCCCGAGGGCGAGGAGCTGACCGTCTATCGCGCGGGCAAGGGCGAAGATGCGTGGCTCGACATGTGCCGCGGCCCCCACCTCGCCTCCACCGGCAAGGTCGCGGCGGATGCGTTCAAGCTCACCCGCGTGTCGGGCGCCTATTGGCGCGGCGACCAGAAGAACGCGATGCTCAGCCGCATCTACGGCACCGGCTGGCTCAACAAGAAGCAGCTCCAGGAGCATCTGACGCGCCTGGAGGAAGCCGCCAAGCGCGACCACCGCAAGCTCGGCGCGGAGATGGACCTGTTCCACCTCCAGCAGGAGGCGCATGGCTCGGTGTTCTGGCACCCGAACGGCTATGTCATCTACCGCGTGCTCGAGGATTATATGCGCCGCGCGGTCAACGGCGCGGGCAGCAAGGAAGTGAAGACCCCGCAGGTGATGGATGCGCGCCAGTGGGAGCAGTCCGGCCACTGGGGCAAGTATCGCCAGAACATGTTCGTCATCCCCGACGAGACCCCGAACATCGAGGACGAAGGCCCGATGGTGTCGGACGACGTCCAGTGGATGGCGCTCAAGCCGATGAACTGCCCGGCGCACGTGCTGATCTTCAAGCAGGGCATCAAGTCGTATCGCGACCTGCCGATGCGGCTGGTCGAGAATGGCTGCTGCCACCGCAACGAGCCGCACGGCGCGCTGCACGGGCTGATGCGCGTCCGCCAGTTCACCCAGGACGACGGCCACATCTTCTGCCGCGAGGACCAGATCGTCGACGAGGTGAAGGCCTTCTGCGCGCTGGCCGACCGGGTCTACAAGCATTTCGGCTTCACCTATGCGATCAAGCTGGCGCTGCGCCCCGAGAAGCGCTTCGGCAGCGAAGCCGATTGGGACAAGGCGGAGAACGAGCTGCGCCAGGCGGTGATCGACGCCGGCCTCGCCACCCCGGAATATGGCTGGGAGGAACTCCCCGGCGAAGGCGCCTTCTATGCGCCCAAGCTCGAATGGCACCTCACCGACGCGATCGGCCGCACCTGGCAGGTCGGCACCATCCAGTCGGATCGGGTGCTGCCCGAGCGGCTTGATGCGAGCTATGTCGGCGAGGATGGCGAGCGCCACCGCCCGGTGATGCTCCACCGCGCGATCTTCGGTTCGTACGAGCGGTTCATCGGCATCCTGATCGAGCATTTCGCCGGCAAGTTGCCGACCTGGCTCGCCCCGGTGCAGGCGGTGGTCGCGACGATCGTGTCCGACGCCGACGACTATGCGCGCGAGGTGGTGGCGAAGCTCCAGGCCGCGGGCATCCGCGTCGAGAGCGACCTGCGCAACGAGAAGATCAACTACAAGGTGCGCGAGCACTCGCTGGCCAAGGTGCCCAACCTGCTGGTCGTCGGCAAGCGCGAGGCCGAGGAGAACACCGTGGCGCTTCGCGTGCTCGGCAGCCAGGGCCAGACCATGCTGACGCTGGACGAGGCAATCGAACGGCTGAAGGCCGAGGCGCTGGCGCCGGACCTGCGGTAA
- a CDS encoding DUF3297 family protein, with product MSDTPPDRLSVNPSSPYFTRELLERGVGIKFKGVERRDVEEYCISEGWVRVALGKKTDRKGNPLTIKLVGPVEAWFQSGGDTAAASDETKAEDGAEG from the coding sequence ATGAGTGATACGCCTCCCGATCGTCTGTCGGTCAATCCGAGCAGCCCCTATTTCACCCGCGAACTGCTGGAGCGCGGCGTCGGCATCAAGTTCAAGGGCGTCGAGCGCCGCGACGTCGAGGAATATTGCATTTCCGAAGGCTGGGTGCGCGTCGCGCTCGGCAAGAAGACCGATCGCAAGGGCAACCCGCTGACGATCAAGCTGGTCGGCCCGGTCGAGGCCTGGTTCCAGAGCGGCGGCGACACCGCCGCCGCATCCGACGAGACCAAGGCAGAGGACGGCGCGGAGGGCTGA
- a CDS encoding acyl-CoA thioester hydrolase/BAAT C-terminal domain-containing protein, with protein MAAAALCALVALPVAAQVPPPPPLPAVDVREDGIVGRFHAVPGTHAATAVLLLGGSEGGLPPARDADDLARNGHPVLALAYFKNWQGQPAGLPASLTEIPLEYFFRAIDWLKRQPQVDPRRVVIIGQSRGAELALLLASLRPDLAGVVAFSPSDRVWSGLSIFGPRAAGQRPAWTRNGVPVPYQQVAETQGAPMRAGFEQAIPDPAAHIQVERITGPVLLVSSKADAIWPSTVYADAAAAILARRRGKVRVENLQFPDASHLLMGTGPGMTTLQIPGTSFRIAFGGTPEGTARARAAAWDATKRFLDRL; from the coding sequence TTGGCTGCGGCTGCGCTGTGTGCGCTTGTCGCGCTTCCCGTTGCCGCGCAGGTGCCGCCTCCTCCGCCGCTGCCGGCGGTGGACGTCCGGGAGGACGGCATCGTGGGACGATTCCACGCCGTGCCCGGCACGCATGCCGCCACCGCGGTGCTGTTGCTGGGGGGCTCCGAAGGCGGCCTGCCCCCCGCCAGGGATGCGGACGATCTCGCCCGCAATGGCCATCCCGTCCTCGCATTGGCCTATTTCAAGAACTGGCAGGGACAGCCTGCAGGACTTCCTGCCAGCCTGACCGAGATCCCGCTCGAATATTTCTTCCGCGCGATCGACTGGCTGAAGCGCCAGCCGCAGGTCGATCCCCGCCGCGTCGTGATCATCGGCCAGTCGCGCGGGGCAGAACTCGCGCTCCTGCTTGCATCGTTGCGGCCCGACCTCGCAGGCGTCGTCGCCTTTTCCCCCAGCGACCGGGTGTGGAGCGGGCTGTCGATCTTCGGACCGCGCGCCGCCGGGCAGCGGCCGGCCTGGACGCGGAACGGGGTGCCCGTGCCGTACCAGCAGGTTGCCGAGACGCAGGGCGCGCCGATGCGGGCGGGCTTCGAGCAGGCGATTCCCGACCCCGCCGCGCATATCCAGGTCGAGCGGATCACCGGGCCGGTGCTGCTGGTCTCCAGCAAGGCCGACGCCATCTGGCCCTCGACCGTCTATGCCGATGCAGCCGCAGCAATCCTCGCCAGGCGCCGGGGCAAGGTCCGCGTGGAAAACCTGCAATTCCCCGACGCCTCGCACCTCCTCATGGGCACCGGGCCCGGCATGACCACGCTGCAAATCCCGGGTACCAGCTTCCGGATCGCGTTTGGCGGCACGCCGGAGGGGACTGCCCGTGCGCGCGCCGCCGCCTGGGACGCGACGAAGCGCTTCCTCGATCGCCTCTAG
- a CDS encoding VOC family protein — translation MDPSHHIVAILPCRDLDASTEFYRRLGLEVASDYGHYRILEDGRGWHLHLRHEANTPQAPDNPFGLYLYVEDVDAVADRVREAIIQPGTPHAMPWGTYEFAVSDPDGALVRVGRVLAG, via the coding sequence ATGGACCCCAGCCACCACATCGTCGCCATCCTGCCCTGCCGCGACCTCGACGCGAGCACCGAATTCTACCGCCGCCTGGGGCTGGAGGTGGCCAGCGACTATGGCCACTACCGCATCCTCGAAGACGGCCGCGGCTGGCACCTGCACCTGCGGCACGAGGCGAACACGCCCCAGGCGCCGGACAATCCCTTCGGGCTGTACCTCTATGTCGAGGATGTCGACGCGGTGGCGGATCGGGTGCGCGAGGCGATCATCCAGCCCGGCACGCCGCACGCGATGCCCTGGGGGACGTACGAGTTCGCGGTGTCGGATCCCGATGGCGCGCTGGTGCGGGTGGGGCGGGTGCTGGCGGGGTGA
- a CDS encoding 2Fe-2S iron-sulfur cluster-binding protein, protein MPQLTVVTRDGTERTVTGEAGLSVMEVIRDNGFDELLALCGGCCSCATCHIHVDPEFADKLPKMSMDEDDLLDSTSDRDATSRLSCQLPFTDALDGLRVRIAAED, encoded by the coding sequence ATGCCCCAGCTTACGGTCGTGACGCGTGACGGAACCGAACGCACGGTAACCGGCGAGGCCGGTCTCAGCGTGATGGAAGTGATTCGCGACAATGGCTTCGACGAACTGCTGGCGCTGTGTGGCGGCTGCTGCAGCTGCGCCACCTGCCACATCCATGTCGACCCGGAATTTGCGGACAAACTGCCGAAGATGAGCATGGATGAGGACGATCTGCTCGACAGCACGTCCGACCGTGATGCCACCTCGCGGCTGTCGTGCCAGCTCCCCTTCACCGACGCGCTGGACGGCCTGCGCGTGCGGATCGCTGCCGAGGACTGA
- the infC gene encoding translation initiation factor IF-3: MPRRPMAPAMPLNGPRFNEFIQSPKVRVIDQDGENLGVMYTREAMAQAAEVGLDLVEVSPNADPPVAKFLDVGKFKYEAQKKANLARKTQKTQEIKEIKMRPNIDDHDYDVKMRNIIKFIGEGDKVKVTLRFRGRELSHGQLGMQLLQRVQQDAAEVAKVESYPRMEGRQMLMVLSPK, encoded by the coding sequence ATGCCCCGGCGCCCGATGGCGCCCGCGATGCCGCTGAACGGGCCGCGGTTTAACGAATTCATCCAGTCGCCCAAGGTCCGCGTGATCGATCAGGACGGCGAAAACCTTGGCGTGATGTACACGCGCGAGGCGATGGCGCAGGCTGCCGAGGTCGGACTCGACCTCGTCGAGGTGTCGCCCAACGCCGATCCGCCCGTCGCCAAGTTCCTCGATGTGGGCAAGTTCAAGTACGAGGCGCAGAAGAAGGCGAACCTCGCACGCAAGACCCAGAAGACGCAGGAGATCAAAGAGATCAAGATGCGTCCCAACATCGACGATCACGATTACGACGTGAAGATGCGCAACATCATCAAGTTCATCGGCGAAGGTGACAAGGTGAAGGTGACGCTGCGCTTCCGCGGTCGCGAGCTTTCCCATGGCCAGCTCGGCATGCAACTGCTTCAGCGCGTCCAGCAGGATGCGGCGGAAGTGGCGAAGGTGGAGAGCTATCCGCGCATGGAAGGCCGTCAGATGCTGATGGTGCTCTCGCCCAAGTGA
- a CDS encoding DNA-3-methyladenine glycosylase family protein has protein sequence MGLTTDQLKGSLDALAALEPGFAAALERAGYPPPRIRERGYATLLRTIVGQQVSVASATAVWNKLDAVLGDAEDPTRLAAASDELLRSAGLSRQKMGYARSLAEEVTSGTLDLDALPEDDEEAIAALTRIKGIGRWSAEIYLLFAEGRPDIWPAGDLAVQIEIGRILGHPERPSEKQTRAWSEAWRPHRGAAAIFAWHHYGMIKSAI, from the coding sequence ATGGGTTTGACGACCGACCAGCTGAAGGGATCGCTCGATGCGCTGGCCGCGCTCGAGCCGGGCTTCGCCGCCGCGCTGGAGCGCGCCGGCTATCCGCCTCCGCGCATCCGCGAACGCGGCTATGCGACGCTGCTGCGCACGATCGTCGGCCAGCAGGTAAGCGTCGCCTCCGCCACCGCCGTCTGGAACAAGCTCGACGCGGTGCTTGGCGATGCCGAGGACCCGACGCGGCTCGCGGCGGCGAGCGACGAACTGCTGCGCAGCGCCGGACTGTCGCGCCAGAAGATGGGCTATGCCCGCAGCCTTGCCGAAGAGGTGACCAGCGGCACGCTCGACCTGGACGCGCTGCCGGAGGACGACGAAGAAGCGATCGCAGCGCTCACCCGGATCAAGGGCATCGGCCGCTGGTCGGCGGAGATCTACCTGCTCTTCGCCGAAGGGCGGCCGGACATCTGGCCTGCCGGAGACCTGGCGGTGCAGATCGAGATCGGCCGCATCCTCGGCCATCCCGAGCGCCCCAGCGAGAAGCAGACCCGCGCATGGTCCGAGGCTTGGCGCCCCCATCGCGGCGCCGCAGCGATCTTCGCCTGGCACCATTACGGCATGATCAAGAGCGCGATCTGA
- a CDS encoding glycoside hydrolase family 16 protein: MIPARRLALAAAAAFLPISAAAQTAALPPVPAMTDAPIAVPEGARLVWADEFNAGRLPDSRRWAYDTARNRDGWYNQELQYYAANRPENARIEKGRLILEARRERLADRADYGGQDYSSARLFTRGLASWTYGFIEVRAKLACGKGLWPAIWLLGTDAKAGWPRLGEIDVMEMVGWDPETIHGTIHTGAYNHARHTQKGATTRVPDACTAFHRYQLDWNQDRILIGVDGHAYMRFDNDHRGDPATWPFDAPQYLLLNVAVGGWGGTHGIDPAAFPSRMEVDYVRVWQRAARNKGR; the protein is encoded by the coding sequence GTGATCCCCGCGCGGCGGCTTGCCCTTGCGGCCGCCGCCGCGTTCCTGCCGATCTCGGCGGCCGCGCAGACCGCGGCCCTGCCCCCGGTTCCGGCCATGACGGACGCGCCGATCGCGGTGCCGGAAGGCGCGCGACTCGTGTGGGCCGACGAGTTCAATGCCGGTCGCCTGCCCGATTCCCGGCGCTGGGCCTATGACACCGCCCGCAACCGCGACGGCTGGTACAATCAGGAACTGCAATATTACGCCGCGAACCGCCCCGAGAATGCGCGGATCGAGAAGGGCCGCCTGATCCTCGAGGCGCGCCGCGAGCGGCTCGCGGACCGTGCCGATTATGGCGGCCAGGACTATAGCTCGGCGCGCCTGTTCACCCGCGGGCTCGCCAGCTGGACCTATGGCTTCATCGAAGTCCGTGCGAAGCTTGCTTGCGGCAAGGGGCTGTGGCCGGCCATCTGGCTGCTCGGCACCGATGCCAAGGCGGGATGGCCCCGTCTCGGCGAGATCGACGTGATGGAAATGGTGGGCTGGGATCCGGAAACGATCCACGGCACCATCCACACCGGCGCCTATAACCACGCCCGGCACACCCAGAAGGGGGCGACCACCCGCGTACCGGACGCCTGCACCGCCTTCCACCGCTATCAGCTCGACTGGAACCAGGACCGCATCCTGATCGGCGTCGACGGCCATGCCTATATGCGCTTCGACAACGACCATCGCGGCGACCCCGCCACCTGGCCGTTCGACGCCCCGCAATATCTGCTGCTCAACGTCGCGGTCGGCGGCTGGGGCGGCACGCACGGCATCGACCCCGCCGCGTTCCCGTCGCGCATGGAGGTGGATTATGTCCGCGTCTGGCAGCGCGCCGCGCGGAACAAGGGGCGGTGA